A section of the Kribbella voronezhensis genome encodes:
- a CDS encoding Imm32 family immunity protein — METAINVPPYDPAKGLHLDWDDGFEIEVKFQGNEIVIGGNSAGLTSLARHLLALAQTGAPAGAHVHLTANQELESEVDLILQKSTV; from the coding sequence ATGGAAACAGCTATCAACGTTCCGCCCTACGATCCTGCAAAAGGTCTGCACCTGGATTGGGACGACGGCTTCGAAATCGAGGTCAAGTTCCAGGGCAACGAGATCGTCATCGGCGGCAACTCGGCCGGGCTTACCAGTTTGGCGCGGCACCTTCTGGCCCTAGCTCAAACAGGCGCTCCGGCCGGAGCTCATGTCCACCTCACGGCGAACCAGGAGCTCGAATCGGAGGTAGATCTCATCTTGCAGAAGTCAACCGTGTAA
- a CDS encoding SCO4402 family protein translates to MAEVEVPRMRRDVMDSLAVLADREYQERAWVRKEGFKLGQHDDFDYHVHVLYDDTEVLRDPKAAIGSVLLPGDEADRLEALGEVLDRLLEEHGDVDDIAYLRDPRWPEVVRLAGLALAAMVRE, encoded by the coding sequence ATGGCTGAAGTTGAAGTGCCGCGGATGCGGCGGGATGTGATGGACTCGCTGGCGGTTCTGGCTGACCGCGAGTACCAGGAGCGGGCATGGGTTCGGAAGGAAGGATTCAAGCTCGGGCAGCACGATGACTTCGACTATCACGTGCACGTCCTGTACGACGACACCGAGGTTCTCCGTGATCCGAAGGCTGCGATCGGCTCAGTTCTCTTGCCTGGAGACGAAGCGGACCGCCTCGAGGCTCTGGGAGAAGTGCTCGACCGACTCCTCGAGGAGCATGGAGACGTTGATGACATCGCCTATCTGCGCGACCCACGCTGGCCGGAGGTAGTTCGGCTGGCCGGCCTCGCGTTGGCCGCAATGGTCCGCGAATGA